From Fulvivirga lutea:
GGCAGCTAGGAGATGTAATCATTTCCGAAGATGAAAATGCTACACCTAAAGCAGTTGAAATCTCTGCTAAAGAGTTAGTCAATACAATGAATTTTCTTTTTGAGAATGATCAATTGTATTTTGATATGCTCAGTTGCATTACCGGTTTAGATAATGGCCCCGAAGATGGCAGCATGGAGGTCATTTATAATTTGTATTCTATCCCTTTTGATCATCACCTGATGGTAAAAGTAAAGCTAGATAGAAATGCCCCAAAAATTGATACCGTCTCACACATCTGGCAAACAGGAGATTGGCTGGAGAGAGAGGTTTTTGATATGTACGGCATAGAATTTACCAACCATCCAGACCTGAGGCGAATACTACTTCCTAATGATTGGATTGGCCATCCGCTAAAGAAAGATTATAAAGAGCAGGATACGTATCATGGCATTACAGTGCTACATGAAGATAGTTTGAACAAGGAAAAGGAATCTTAAGCTTGGAAAGTAAGATACAATATCAATATTCACCTGAAAATCTGGTAAAGTCAGAGCCTAATAAGTTCAAACAGGAAAATCTTCAATCAGATGAATTGGTAATTAACCTTGGTCCGCAACATCCATCAACTCATGGTGTGTTACGCTTAGAGGTGCTTACAGATAATGAGATAATCAAAGAAGTGATTCCCCATTTGGGCTATTTGCATCGTTGCTTTGAAAAGCACGCTGAGTCTTTGCCTTACAATCAAATTATCCCTTATGTAGATCGTATGGATTACCTCGCTGCCATGAATAGCGAGCATGCTTATGCGATGGGTGTAGAAAAGATGTTGGGCATTGCTGATCAAATACCTAAAAGAGTTGAATATATACGCGTACTGGTGGCCGAACTTAACAGGTTGGCATCGCACTTTGTAGCCATTGGAACCTATGCAATGGACATTGGTGCATTTACGCCCTTCTTTTGGATGATGCGCGACCGTGAGCATATTCAACGGCTGCTGGAATGGGCTTCTGGAGCAAGAATGCTTTATAACTATATTTGGGTAGGAGGTTTGTATTATGATCTTCCCGTTGGTTTTGAGGATAGATGCACAGATTTTATCAATTACCTCAAGCCAAAATTGAAAGAGCTCGAAACTGTAGTAACTGACAATAAAATCTTCATAGATCGTACAGCTAATGTGGGCGTGCTCCCATTGAATCTGGCTATAAATTATGGGGTTACCGGGCCTATGCTCAGGGCCTCGGGTCTTAAATTCGACTTGAGAAAAGTAGATGGTTATTCAGTTTACCCTGAGTTGGATTTTGATATTCCAATTGGTGAAGGCAAAATGGGTAGCAAAGGAGATTGCTGGGATCGAACGTATGTACGGGTTTTAGAGGTTCATGAGTCGGTTAAAATAATCGAGCAATGTCTCGAAAAACTGAAGACAGATTACAAACGCGATAAAGAATTTGACCCGCAGGCACTAGTGCCAAAGAAAATCAGACCTAAAGCGCAGGATTTATATGTTAGAGCAGAAAACCCGAAAGGAGAGCTCGGCTTTTTCTTTCGCGCAGATGGTAAAAGTGATATACCTTTTCGCTGCAAAGCACGCTCATGTTGCTTTGTGAATTTATCTGTGATTAATGAACTGGCCAAAGGCGGCATGATAGCCGATTTAGTGGCCATTTTAGGTTCAATAGATATTGTATTAGGAGAAGTAGATAGATAAATGAAGATTTTATCCGTTGAAAATATCAGAGATTTAGATGCCTATACCATAGAGCATGAGCCCATATCATCTTTCGATTTAATGGAGCGTGCTTCTAAGGCTTTTGTTCAATGGTTTGTTTCAAAGGTAACGAGTGACAAGAGCATTTTAGTGGTAGCAGGCACAGGAAATAATGGTGGTGATGGCCTGGCAGTTGCACGTATGCTTCACGACAAGAAGTATCAGGTCAAGGTAGTAATTATCGGAAATAAAGATTCTGGTTCCGATGATTTTAAAACAAATCTAAAAAGACTTTCTACCCAAGTTTTTGAATTCGATTCCGAGGCAAAGCTCCCGAAAGCAGATATTATCATTGATGCTATATTTGGATCAGGTCTTTCGCGACCGGCAGAAGGTAAGTACGCCATTTTAATTGAGCAAATTAATGAATCAGGCGCAGAGGTGGCTAGTATTGATATGCCTTCAGGGTTATTCGCTGATCGGACAACTGAAGGAAAATCAATTGTAAGGGCTAATGCCACCGTAAGCTTTCAATTACCAAAACTGGCATTTATGCTGCCCGAAACGTATGAATATGTTGGCAACTGGCATACGGTAGATATTGGATTAAGCCAGAAATTCATTTCAGAACAAGAAACTTCGAATTACTATATCACGGCAAGTTTCGTTAAGAGCCTAATCAAGCAAACTGGCAAATTTGATCATAAAGGTATGAACGGCAATGCATTAATTGTGGGAGGTAGTCTTGGAAAAATAGGGGCAGCTGTTTTAGCAGCCAAGGCAGCCCTTCGTTCTGGAGTAGGTTTACTTACAGTACAGGTGCCTAGAGTTGGTAATTCTATTCTTCAGGTTGCTGCTCCTGAAGCAATGACCATTTTAGATGATCAGGAAAATCTGATTTCTTCTATTACTTCTGATGGGTACAATGCCATAGCTATAGGCCCTGGCTTGGGTACGGATTCAACTACAGTAAAAGCTCTTGGCAATTTTTTAACCGATTATCAAAAACCACTCGTTTTAGATGCGGATGCACTCAATATTTTAAGTGACAATAGAGTTTTAATGGAATTAATACCTGAAAATTCGATTCTTACACCACATCCCAAAGAATTCAAACGACTTTTAGGTGAAAGCTGGCAGAATGATTTCGAACGACTGGATAAGCAAAAGGAACTTTCCAAAAAATTAAAGTCTATTATCATATTAAAAGGAGCACATAGTTCAATTTCGTTACCGAATGGCGAAGTTTACTTTAACTCTACAGGTAATGAAGGAATGGCTAAAGGTGGCAGCGGAGATGTTTTAACAGGTATGCTTGTCTCCATTTTAGGACAAGGCTATTCATCAAGAGATGCTGCAATTTTGGGGGTATTTCTTCATGGCTCCGCTGGTGATTTCGCCAAAAATCAATTAGGTTCAATTGCTATGAAATCGGGGGATTTAATAAATTTCATACCCGAAGCATACGCTCACATCTGTTAATTTATTGTTAAGCTTCACAATATTATCCCGTAAACAGGGTTAAAAATCCGAATTTTGAATTTAGTTTCTTTGAAGCGGTAACCTTAGGTAGGGTTATTCGTATTAACTTTTTGATAACGAATTACTAATTTAATTATTGTATTTGGTTCGATTATTGCTCAGGAAATAGTTGATGAAATTTTTAAAATACATATCGATCATTCTAATCATTTGCACTGTAAGCCTTGATGGGTTGGCG
This genomic window contains:
- a CDS encoding NADH-quinone oxidoreductase subunit C; translated protein: MSFEDIISLITGQLGDVIISEDENATPKAVEISAKELVNTMNFLFENDQLYFDMLSCITGLDNGPEDGSMEVIYNLYSIPFDHHLMVKVKLDRNAPKIDTVSHIWQTGDWLEREVFDMYGIEFTNHPDLRRILLPNDWIGHPLKKDYKEQDTYHGITVLHEDSLNKEKES
- a CDS encoding NAD(P)H-hydrate dehydratase → MKILSVENIRDLDAYTIEHEPISSFDLMERASKAFVQWFVSKVTSDKSILVVAGTGNNGGDGLAVARMLHDKKYQVKVVIIGNKDSGSDDFKTNLKRLSTQVFEFDSEAKLPKADIIIDAIFGSGLSRPAEGKYAILIEQINESGAEVASIDMPSGLFADRTTEGKSIVRANATVSFQLPKLAFMLPETYEYVGNWHTVDIGLSQKFISEQETSNYYITASFVKSLIKQTGKFDHKGMNGNALIVGGSLGKIGAAVLAAKAALRSGVGLLTVQVPRVGNSILQVAAPEAMTILDDQENLISSITSDGYNAIAIGPGLGTDSTTVKALGNFLTDYQKPLVLDADALNILSDNRVLMELIPENSILTPHPKEFKRLLGESWQNDFERLDKQKELSKKLKSIIILKGAHSSISLPNGEVYFNSTGNEGMAKGGSGDVLTGMLVSILGQGYSSRDAAILGVFLHGSAGDFAKNQLGSIAMKSGDLINFIPEAYAHIC
- a CDS encoding NADH-quinone oxidoreductase subunit D; amino-acid sequence: MESKIQYQYSPENLVKSEPNKFKQENLQSDELVINLGPQHPSTHGVLRLEVLTDNEIIKEVIPHLGYLHRCFEKHAESLPYNQIIPYVDRMDYLAAMNSEHAYAMGVEKMLGIADQIPKRVEYIRVLVAELNRLASHFVAIGTYAMDIGAFTPFFWMMRDREHIQRLLEWASGARMLYNYIWVGGLYYDLPVGFEDRCTDFINYLKPKLKELETVVTDNKIFIDRTANVGVLPLNLAINYGVTGPMLRASGLKFDLRKVDGYSVYPELDFDIPIGEGKMGSKGDCWDRTYVRVLEVHESVKIIEQCLEKLKTDYKRDKEFDPQALVPKKIRPKAQDLYVRAENPKGELGFFFRADGKSDIPFRCKARSCCFVNLSVINELAKGGMIADLVAILGSIDIVLGEVDR